A single genomic interval of Hoplias malabaricus isolate fHopMal1 chromosome 7, fHopMal1.hap1, whole genome shotgun sequence harbors:
- the itpk1a gene encoding inositol-tetrakisphosphate 1-kinase — protein MQTFGRAKRVGYWLSEKKIKKLNFQIFVDMCRKRGIEMVQLDLSQPLEEQGPLDAIIHKLTDHIVEADQNVTEAVLLVQSVQEYIDAHPETVILDPLPAIRTLLDRFKSYKLIHKIEESMKDERICSPSFMAVSSVCGPDTLKQLQKNSITFPIICKTQVAHGPNSHEMSIIFSEEDLKDIKPPCVLQRFINHNAVLYKVFVVGEAYSVVERPSIRNFPSGPTDKRAIPFNSHNVSKPESSSDLTSRDNLEGQCRTPSDDVIQKISRCLRQMLGVSLFGIDIIINNQTGQHAVIDINAFPGYEGVPELFDDLLTHLCSILQEPLTAVPLRANGVSQSSPAACGVSRGMLGNKGGCWVIDSEGKKKGTHQGTNCCNADRASSYQQNCRSSLAAEASSQ, from the exons TTGGACCTCAGCCAACCACTGGAAGAGCAGGGCCCCCTGGATGCCATCATCCACAAGCTGACTGACCACATTGTGGAGGCAGACCAGAATGTCACAGAGGCCGTACTACTTGTGCAGAGTGTTCAG GAATACATTGATGCCCATCCAGAGACTGTGATTTTAGACCCACTGCCAGCCATTCGTACTCTGCTTGACCGCTTCAAGTCCTACAAGCTAATTCACAAAATAGAGGAGAGCATGAAGG ATGAGAGGATTTGCTCTCCTTCCTTCATGGcagtgagcagtgtgtgtggtcCAGACACACTGAAGCAGCTCCAGAAGAATAGCATCACCTTCCCCATCA TCTGTAAAACTCAGGTAGCCCATGGCCCAAATTCTCATGAG ATGTCCATCATCTTCAGCGAGGAGGACCTGAAGGATATCAAGCCTCCATGCGTCCTTCAGAGATTCATCAATCATAACGCTGTGCTTTACAAGGTGTTTGTGGTGGGAGAGGCCTACAGTGTGGTGGAGCGGCCCTCTATTAGGAACTTCCCCTCTGGGCCCACAG ATAAAAGAGCCATACCCTTCAATAGCCATAATGTGTCCAAGCCTGAGTCTTCATCAGACCTAACCTCT AGGGACAATTTGGAGGGCCAGTGTAGGACACCAAGTGATGATGTCATTCAGAAGATTTCCAGGTGTTTGAGACAGATGCTGGGTGTGTCTTTGTTTGGAAttgacatcatcatcaacaaccaGACAGGTCAACATGCTGTCATTGACATCAATGCTTTTCCAG GTTATGAAGGAGTTCCTGAGTTATTCGATGACCTTCTTACACACCTCTGCAGCATCCTGCAGGAACCCCTAACAGCCGTACCCCTGAGAGCAAACGGAGTGTCCCAGAGCTCACCTGCAGCCTGTGGTGTGTCCCGAGGCATGCTGGGAAACAAAGGAGGCTGCTGGGTAATAGACAGTGAAGGAAAGAAGAAAGGGACTCATCAGGGAACGAACTGCTGCAATGCAGACCGAGCCTCAAGCTACCAGCAAAACTGCAGGTCCTCTTTAGCGGCCGAAGCCTCATCACAATGA